A genomic stretch from Bacterioplanes sanyensis includes:
- a CDS encoding PilT/PilU family type 4a pilus ATPase produces MSMDKFLRLMVEKQGSDLFITAGVAPSMKVHGTIMPLTRSPLGAEQVRDIVLGLMNNKQQEEFEEKKELNFAINASGIGRFRASAFYQRNVAGMVLRRIETKIPKVDDLGLPDVIKDLAMEKRGLIIFVGATGTGKSTSLASMIGHRNQNSKGHILSIEDPIEFVHRHENCIITQREVGLDTESFEVGLKNCLRQAPDVIMIGEVRSPDTMEHAVTFAETGHLCLATLHANNANQALERIIHFFPPERHGQIWMDLSLNLRAIVAQQLIPTPDGKGRRAVIEVLINSPLAADLIRKGEVHELKPLMRKSNELGMQTFDQALYHLYEQGEITYEDAISHADSPNDLRLMIKLGSETDLDQLDGATRNLRIQD; encoded by the coding sequence ATGTCTATGGATAAGTTTTTGCGTCTGATGGTGGAGAAACAAGGCTCTGACTTGTTTATCACCGCAGGCGTCGCCCCATCAATGAAGGTGCATGGGACGATTATGCCGCTGACGCGCAGTCCGCTGGGGGCGGAGCAGGTGCGCGACATTGTGCTCGGCTTGATGAATAACAAGCAGCAAGAAGAGTTTGAAGAAAAGAAAGAACTCAACTTTGCTATTAACGCCAGTGGTATTGGACGTTTCCGTGCCAGTGCGTTTTACCAGCGCAATGTGGCGGGCATGGTGCTGCGGCGCATCGAAACCAAAATTCCCAAAGTCGATGATTTGGGCCTGCCGGATGTGATCAAAGACCTGGCGATGGAAAAGCGCGGTCTGATTATTTTTGTCGGCGCGACAGGTACCGGTAAGTCCACCTCTTTGGCATCGATGATTGGCCACCGCAACCAAAACAGTAAAGGCCACATTCTTAGTATCGAAGACCCGATCGAATTCGTGCATCGCCATGAAAACTGCATCATCACGCAGCGCGAGGTGGGCCTGGATACCGAATCGTTTGAAGTTGGCTTGAAGAACTGCCTGCGCCAAGCGCCAGATGTGATCATGATTGGTGAGGTGCGCTCTCCGGATACCATGGAGCACGCGGTCACCTTTGCCGAAACCGGACACTTGTGCCTCGCCACACTGCACGCCAACAACGCCAACCAGGCGCTGGAGCGTATTATTCACTTCTTCCCGCCAGAGCGTCATGGCCAGATCTGGATGGACTTGTCGTTGAACTTGCGTGCCATCGTCGCTCAGCAACTGATTCCAACTCCGGATGGAAAAGGGCGTCGGGCGGTCATCGAAGTGCTGATTAACTCACCGTTGGCCGCAGACTTGATCCGCAAGGGCGAGGTCCACGAACTCAAGCCGCTGATGCGTAAATCAAACGAGCTGGGCATGCAGACGTTCGACCAGGCGCTCTATCACCTGTACGAACAAGGTGAGATCACCTATGAAGACGCCATTTCCCACGCCGATTCGCCCAACGATCTGCGCTTGATGATCAAACTGGGCTCGGAAACCGACCTCGATCAGCTCGACGGCGCCACTCGCAACCTGCGCATCCAAGACTGA
- a CDS encoding putative bifunctional diguanylate cyclase/phosphodiesterase produces the protein MLIVIGGLGILAAIISYSWHQQLRDHLRAYSDRAELIGETARSVLAAEEMLLDVLGNELINAPDAMAGLKPVPLLDRLLQVNPVLVGFGLVGPDGEFMQVSSNVLSDNLHNLLQHSETRDSFLRALHSRHMVLGRTYFMPSLQRWIIPLRKALRDDQGNVIAVMTSGINLSEASELFQKQIRPHDTVRLVRSQDNYLQYTAGIDASEDQYAQPVATQAVRAVERSLQEISSADLATIRYGDKAWGYRVERHDQHWLGAAMFLPNYGLWVLTETPERLLRQDFMGRVAIYGALYAVVVLVLFALFRSISSAEDQQRKQLFYMVNHDGLTNLPNRNYLLEHVHGWMDEGRSFYVMFIDMDNFKGVNDSFGHDCGDQVLIELTHRLQRHVEDGEVLARLGGDEFILLMETHEQDKARTRALEIIKSVSKDYAVYGFNFQLGASIGAARYPQHGNSMNDLLRAADIAMHEAKKERNAVHFYHDEMESGYLRKIRIEQRLRSALSGGHLFMVYQPQVSHDGRMLGVEALIRWKDDELGFVPPDEFIGVAETTGLMPAIGEFVVNTAMREMTLLQQHLRQQFDIAINISVKQFLQAGFVAGIREHINHYRIEPKYLTLEITESVFIEDLQMVLPALNELHDMGVRISLDDFGTGFSSLSVLRLLPIDELKIDKSFIDDIRTDQTAHKMAQSVIAIGKNYNMSVLAEGVETAEQKALLIEDGCDRFQGYHFAKPMPAAELAVFIRESPAIYL, from the coding sequence ATGCTCATCGTGATCGGTGGGCTGGGCATATTGGCTGCCATCATCAGTTACAGCTGGCATCAGCAGCTGCGAGATCATTTGCGCGCTTACAGCGACCGTGCCGAGCTGATCGGTGAAACCGCACGCAGTGTGCTGGCGGCGGAAGAAATGCTGCTCGACGTACTCGGCAACGAGCTGATCAACGCACCGGATGCCATGGCCGGTTTGAAGCCAGTGCCATTGCTGGATCGTTTACTGCAAGTTAACCCGGTACTGGTGGGCTTTGGCCTGGTGGGCCCGGATGGCGAGTTCATGCAAGTTAGCAGCAATGTGTTGAGCGACAACCTGCACAACTTGCTGCAACACTCGGAAACCCGTGACTCCTTCCTGCGCGCGCTGCATAGCCGTCATATGGTGCTTGGCCGCACCTACTTTATGCCATCGTTGCAGCGCTGGATCATTCCGCTGCGCAAAGCACTGCGAGACGATCAAGGCAATGTCATAGCAGTGATGACGTCTGGCATTAACCTGAGCGAGGCGTCGGAGCTGTTTCAGAAACAGATCCGTCCACATGATACTGTGCGCCTGGTGCGCTCACAGGATAACTACCTGCAGTACACGGCCGGCATCGATGCCTCGGAAGATCAATATGCTCAGCCGGTGGCTACTCAAGCTGTACGTGCGGTAGAGCGTTCCTTGCAGGAGATCAGCAGCGCCGATTTGGCCACCATTCGTTATGGCGATAAGGCATGGGGCTATCGGGTAGAGCGTCATGATCAGCATTGGCTCGGTGCGGCGATGTTCTTGCCTAACTATGGCTTGTGGGTATTAACGGAAACCCCCGAGCGACTGTTGCGTCAGGACTTCATGGGGCGCGTGGCCATTTATGGCGCTCTGTATGCGGTGGTGGTGCTGGTGTTGTTTGCGCTGTTTCGTTCTATTTCCAGTGCCGAAGATCAACAGCGCAAGCAGCTGTTTTATATGGTCAATCACGATGGGCTAACCAACCTGCCAAATCGCAATTACTTGTTGGAACATGTGCATGGTTGGATGGACGAAGGCCGCAGTTTTTACGTGATGTTTATCGACATGGACAACTTTAAGGGGGTCAACGACAGTTTTGGCCACGACTGCGGTGACCAGGTGCTGATCGAACTGACCCACCGTTTGCAGCGTCACGTTGAAGATGGCGAAGTGTTGGCGCGCTTAGGCGGCGATGAGTTTATCTTGCTGATGGAAACCCATGAGCAAGACAAGGCGCGAACGCGAGCACTGGAAATCATCAAATCGGTATCCAAGGACTACGCCGTTTACGGCTTCAATTTTCAGCTGGGCGCGAGTATCGGTGCTGCGCGCTATCCGCAACATGGCAACAGCATGAACGATTTGCTGCGCGCGGCAGACATTGCCATGCATGAAGCGAAAAAAGAGCGCAATGCCGTGCACTTCTATCACGATGAAATGGAAAGCGGCTATTTGCGCAAAATTCGCATCGAGCAGCGACTGCGTTCGGCGTTGTCCGGCGGTCATTTGTTTATGGTCTATCAGCCACAAGTGAGTCACGATGGACGCATGTTAGGGGTTGAGGCGCTGATCCGCTGGAAGGACGATGAGCTGGGTTTTGTGCCGCCGGACGAGTTTATTGGTGTGGCCGAAACCACTGGTTTGATGCCAGCCATTGGCGAATTTGTCGTTAATACCGCCATGCGCGAGATGACGCTGCTGCAGCAGCACCTGCGCCAGCAATTTGATATTGCGATTAATATTTCGGTCAAACAGTTCTTGCAGGCGGGTTTCGTAGCCGGCATTCGCGAGCACATCAATCACTATCGCATTGAGCCAAAGTACCTGACGCTGGAAATTACCGAAAGTGTCTTCATTGAAGACCTGCAGATGGTACTGCCGGCGTTAAATGAACTGCACGATATGGGGGTGCGTATCTCGTTGGACGACTTCGGCACCGGTTTTTCGTCACTGAGTGTGTTGCGTTTATTGCCTATCGATGAGCTGAAAATTGATAAGAGCTTTATCGACGATATTCGTACCGACCAGACGGCGCACAAAATGGCGCAGAGCGTGATTGCCATTGGCAAGAACTACAACATGTCGGTGCTGGCTGAAGGGGTAGAAACCGCGGAGCAAAAGGCGCTGTTGATTGAAGACGGTTGCGACCGCTTTCAGGGCTATCACTTTGCTAAACCGATGCCAGCGGCTGAGCTGGCGGTGTTTATTCGTGAGAGTCCCGCCATCTATCTTTAG
- the moaE gene encoding molybdopterin synthase catalytic subunit MoaE — protein sequence MDTIQVQTDDFNVQQHYDALRQCNHQAGAVVFFVGTVRDMNLDSQVQALELEHYPGMTEHSLQQIVAAARRRWPLLNVRLVHRVGKLSLGEQIVFVGVSSAHRQAAFEACHYIMDWLKTDAPFWKKEHTHEGPRWLEARADDQQAKDRWRDSHE from the coding sequence GTGGATACCATTCAGGTTCAGACCGACGACTTCAACGTGCAGCAGCACTACGACGCTCTGCGGCAATGCAATCACCAAGCTGGCGCTGTGGTGTTTTTTGTTGGCACCGTACGCGATATGAACCTGGACAGCCAAGTGCAAGCACTGGAGCTGGAACACTACCCCGGCATGACCGAACACAGCTTGCAGCAGATTGTCGCCGCTGCACGCCGGCGTTGGCCACTGCTGAATGTACGTCTGGTGCACCGAGTGGGCAAGTTATCGTTGGGCGAGCAAATTGTATTTGTCGGTGTCAGTAGCGCTCATCGGCAGGCAGCGTTTGAGGCGTGCCACTACATCATGGACTGGTTAAAAACCGACGCGCCATTCTGGAAAAAAGAACACACACATGAGGGGCCACGTTGGTTAGAAGCCCGCGCGGATGACCAGCAAGCTAAAGATAGATGGCGGGACTCTCACGAATAA
- a CDS encoding MoaD/ThiS family protein, giving the protein MKVLFFASLRESLACEQLEASAVSVAELRQQLQQQWPSQSHLLAQGQALVAVNQQLCHDDATTLTDDDEVAFFPPMTGG; this is encoded by the coding sequence GTGAAGGTATTGTTTTTTGCCTCGCTGCGCGAGTCTCTGGCATGTGAGCAGCTAGAAGCCTCAGCCGTATCCGTTGCCGAGCTGCGCCAGCAATTGCAGCAGCAATGGCCCTCACAGTCGCATTTATTAGCCCAAGGGCAAGCGTTAGTCGCGGTCAATCAGCAGCTGTGTCACGACGATGCCACCACTCTCACAGATGACGATGAAGTGGCGTTTTTTCCACCCATGACCGGTGGGTAA
- the moaC gene encoding cyclic pyranopterin monophosphate synthase MoaC, which produces MGEFSHINTDGEANMVDVSGKEVSQREALTEGYVVMQADTLQRILDGGHDKGDVFAVARIAGIQAAKQTAQLIPLCHPLMLSKVAVEFEPQPDQQRVRIIGRCKLSGQTGVEMEALTAVSVAALTLFDMCKALDPAMRIDGIRVLEKRGGKNGDWSAQ; this is translated from the coding sequence ATGGGTGAGTTTTCTCATATCAACACCGATGGCGAAGCCAATATGGTCGATGTCAGTGGCAAAGAGGTCAGCCAGCGCGAAGCTCTGACTGAAGGCTATGTGGTGATGCAAGCCGATACCCTGCAGCGCATTCTCGATGGTGGCCACGACAAAGGCGACGTATTTGCCGTGGCTCGTATCGCCGGTATTCAAGCGGCCAAGCAAACGGCGCAATTGATTCCGCTGTGCCACCCATTAATGCTGTCAAAGGTGGCGGTTGAGTTTGAGCCACAACCCGATCAGCAGCGCGTGCGCATTATCGGGCGCTGTAAATTAAGTGGCCAAACGGGTGTAGAAATGGAGGCGCTCACAGCGGTTTCGGTAGCCGCATTAACCCTGTTTGATATGTGCAAAGCACTGGACCCAGCCATGCGCATTGATGGTATTCGGGTGCTAGAAAAACGCGGCGGAAAAAACGGCGACTGGAGTGCTCAGTGA
- the moaB gene encoding molybdenum cofactor biosynthesis protein B yields MANTYTEQAIGLNIAVLTVSDSRTEDTDKSGQLLSERLTASGHRLIDKRIVADDKYRIRAQVAQWAADDVTQVVLVTGGTGFTERDSTPDAIAPLFDKTVDGFGELFRQISYQEIGSSTIQSRAIAGFSNDMLIFCLPGSTNACRTAWDNIIADQLNSQHKPCNFVLRLKQLKEPCDG; encoded by the coding sequence ATGGCAAACACCTACACAGAGCAGGCTATTGGCCTCAACATCGCCGTCCTGACGGTGTCCGACAGTCGAACCGAAGACACCGACAAAAGTGGGCAGCTGCTTAGTGAGCGCCTGACAGCAAGCGGGCATCGGCTGATCGACAAACGCATCGTGGCGGACGACAAATACCGCATCCGAGCACAAGTTGCGCAGTGGGCGGCCGACGATGTCACCCAAGTCGTGTTAGTCACCGGTGGTACTGGCTTTACCGAGCGCGATTCCACACCCGATGCCATCGCGCCACTGTTTGATAAAACCGTCGATGGCTTTGGTGAACTATTCCGGCAAATTTCGTATCAGGAAATTGGCAGCTCAACCATTCAAAGTCGCGCCATTGCGGGTTTCTCTAACGACATGTTGATTTTCTGTTTGCCAGGTTCGACCAATGCCTGCCGCACCGCCTGGGATAACATCATTGCCGATCAGCTGAACAGCCAGCACAAACCCTGCAACTTTGTACTGCGGTTAAAACAGCTCAAGGAGCCTTGCGATGGGTGA
- the moaA gene encoding GTP 3',8-cyclase MoaA, with translation MQPLHDNHGRQFSYLRLSITDVCNFRCHYCLPNGYQGDGEPQPLSLAEIDQIVQAFAATGTRKVRITGGEPVLRRDLVEILRQVKRTQGIESVALTTNGYKLLEHIDAWYEVGLDQLNVSIDSLDPRAFQAITGHDRLQQILAGIDRGLQLGLPIKVNAVLLADQPQQLSEFLHWVKRTPVTLRFIELMETGGQPDYFARHHVSGESIKQQLLQQGWQPLTRGPHAGPAQEFAHPDYQGNIGLIMPYSRHFCSSCNRLRISAAGKLHLCLFGEHGHDLRPLMRAEHQLELQQRLRELLQLKAASHDLHQGNTGAIKHFAMIGG, from the coding sequence CTGCAGCCTTTGCACGATAATCACGGGCGACAATTTTCTTACCTGCGGCTATCGATCACAGACGTGTGCAACTTTCGCTGCCACTACTGTTTACCTAACGGCTATCAGGGAGACGGTGAGCCGCAACCACTGTCTCTGGCTGAAATCGACCAGATCGTGCAAGCATTTGCCGCCACCGGTACGCGCAAAGTACGCATCACCGGCGGCGAGCCGGTGTTACGCCGTGACCTAGTCGAGATTCTGCGCCAGGTTAAACGCACCCAGGGAATAGAAAGCGTCGCTTTAACCACCAATGGTTACAAGCTATTGGAGCATATCGACGCTTGGTATGAGGTGGGTCTCGATCAGCTCAATGTCAGCATCGACAGCCTGGACCCAAGAGCGTTTCAAGCCATCACCGGCCATGATCGTTTGCAGCAGATTTTGGCTGGCATTGACCGTGGCCTGCAGCTGGGATTGCCGATCAAGGTCAACGCCGTATTGCTGGCCGATCAACCGCAGCAACTGAGTGAGTTTTTGCATTGGGTCAAACGTACGCCAGTGACGCTGCGCTTTATTGAGCTGATGGAAACTGGCGGCCAGCCCGACTACTTTGCGCGCCATCATGTCAGCGGCGAAAGTATTAAACAGCAACTGTTGCAACAAGGCTGGCAGCCGCTCACACGCGGCCCCCATGCTGGCCCGGCGCAGGAGTTTGCTCATCCCGACTACCAAGGCAACATCGGTCTGATCATGCCGTACAGCCGCCATTTCTGCAGCAGCTGTAACCGTCTGCGCATTTCGGCCGCTGGCAAACTGCATTTATGCCTGTTTGGCGAGCACGGTCATGACCTGCGCCCATTGATGCGTGCCGAGCACCAGCTCGAATTGCAGCAACGGCTCAGAGAGCTGCTACAACTGAAAGCCGCCAGCCACGACTTACATCAAGGCAATACCGGCGCCATCAAACATTTTGCTATGATCGGCGGCTAA
- a CDS encoding M48 family metallopeptidase, which produces MDFFSQQDQARKRTGQLIFLFGLAVLALTVLVNLVVVGALWGFEYNSTQQVSLLDSLTSKVSWQQWLTISAAVIAVVACASLYKWLSLRGGGQRVAEMLGGRLVPPNSDDFYQRRLLNVVEEMAIASGMPVPPVYVLPDHSINAFAAGYQPSDAVIGVTQGTMEKLSRDQLQGVIAHEFSHIFNGDMRLNIRLMAILFGILFIGLIGRFMLESAMHSRSRSSSKENNTLPLWAIGLSLVVIGYSGVFFGNLIKAAVSRQREFLADASAVQFTRNPDGIADALKVIGHGAGSEISSTEREETAHLFFGQAAPWRFHWFLTHPPLEERIRQLDKRWDGRYLEPQSRQQAEAADPELAQQTAGAAPAMTMAAVAMAAASNPGHAETAAATTDTNELSTRELNTNTNTDTDEQHRQQALATMKDAARDPYSARALVFSLLLAPPKRLVHDQQLDLIRQYQGQDSYQIVLRLAQQLPHLDDDQRLPLVELAIPALKQLSPNQYQDFRATLVKLAKADGSIDVFEWCLYRLILQYLEPVFAQASPVKSRYRQVEQVTEAAATVLSYLAHFGHDDQSQAQQAFEQACQAAALELALQPKQSQFKPLNQAITELQQAYPHVKGRFIKALVTCAKADQQLKSVEMDLVRTFAALLETPAPELTFEQ; this is translated from the coding sequence ATGGATTTCTTCTCCCAACAAGACCAGGCCCGTAAGCGCACGGGCCAGCTGATATTCCTATTTGGCCTGGCCGTTTTAGCACTCACCGTGCTGGTTAACTTGGTGGTGGTTGGTGCGTTATGGGGCTTCGAGTACAACAGCACGCAGCAAGTCAGCTTGCTCGACAGCCTGACATCCAAGGTCTCTTGGCAGCAGTGGCTGACCATCAGTGCCGCCGTAATCGCCGTGGTGGCGTGCGCGAGTTTGTATAAATGGCTGTCTCTGCGTGGTGGCGGCCAGCGTGTGGCGGAAATGCTGGGTGGACGCTTGGTTCCACCCAACAGTGATGATTTTTATCAGCGCCGCCTGCTCAATGTGGTGGAAGAAATGGCCATCGCCTCTGGCATGCCAGTACCGCCTGTGTATGTGCTGCCGGACCACAGCATCAACGCCTTTGCTGCGGGTTATCAACCCTCGGATGCTGTGATTGGTGTTACTCAAGGCACTATGGAAAAGCTGTCACGCGACCAGCTGCAGGGCGTGATTGCACACGAGTTCAGCCATATTTTTAATGGTGACATGCGCCTCAATATTCGCTTAATGGCGATATTGTTCGGCATCTTGTTTATCGGTTTGATCGGGCGTTTCATGCTCGAATCGGCGATGCACAGTCGCAGCCGTTCCTCCAGCAAAGAAAACAATACGCTGCCACTGTGGGCCATTGGTTTGTCGTTGGTGGTGATTGGCTACAGCGGCGTATTCTTTGGCAACCTTATAAAAGCGGCGGTATCGCGTCAGCGCGAGTTTCTTGCCGATGCCTCAGCCGTGCAGTTCACGCGTAACCCGGACGGCATTGCCGATGCGTTAAAGGTGATCGGCCATGGCGCCGGCAGTGAGATTTCCAGCACCGAACGGGAAGAGACGGCTCATCTGTTCTTTGGCCAAGCCGCACCTTGGCGTTTCCATTGGTTTTTGACTCATCCGCCGCTGGAGGAGCGCATTCGCCAGCTCGACAAGCGTTGGGACGGTCGCTATCTGGAGCCGCAGTCGCGTCAGCAAGCCGAGGCGGCAGACCCGGAACTCGCTCAACAAACCGCAGGGGCAGCCCCTGCGATGACCATGGCGGCGGTCGCCATGGCTGCTGCAAGCAATCCTGGCCATGCAGAAACCGCTGCAGCGACAACCGACACCAACGAGCTAAGCACTAGAGAGCTAAATACCAACACCAATACCGACACTGACGAGCAACACCGACAACAAGCGTTGGCGACGATGAAAGACGCCGCACGTGACCCTTACTCGGCGCGCGCATTGGTCTTCTCCCTGCTGCTAGCACCGCCTAAGCGACTGGTGCACGATCAGCAATTGGATTTGATTCGCCAGTATCAAGGTCAGGACAGCTATCAAATCGTATTGCGCCTGGCCCAACAGCTACCGCACCTAGACGATGATCAACGCCTGCCACTGGTGGAGTTGGCCATTCCAGCACTCAAACAATTGTCACCGAACCAGTATCAGGACTTTCGCGCCACGCTGGTGAAACTGGCCAAAGCCGACGGCAGCATCGATGTGTTCGAATGGTGTTTGTATCGCTTAATTTTGCAATATCTGGAACCCGTATTTGCACAAGCCAGCCCAGTGAAAAGCCGCTATCGCCAGGTTGAGCAAGTAACAGAAGCGGCGGCAACCGTGCTCAGTTACTTGGCTCACTTTGGTCATGACGATCAATCCCAAGCTCAGCAAGCATTTGAGCAAGCCTGCCAAGCAGCCGCACTAGAGCTGGCATTGCAGCCCAAGCAAAGTCAGTTCAAGCCGCTCAACCAAGCCATTACCGAGCTGCAACAAGCCTACCCCCACGTCAAAGGGCGGTTTATCAAAGCCTTGGTCACATGCGCCAAGGCCGATCAGCAACTGAAGTCCGTGGAAATGGATCTGGTGCGTACCTTTGCTGCCCTGCTAGAAACACCAGCGCCAGAGCTGACCTTCGAGCAGTAG
- a CDS encoding LemA family protein, which produces MDISTIIILVVLALLVIYVIGIYNKLVTYKNRYQNSFAQIEVQLKRRYDLIPNLVETAKAYMQHERETLEAVIAARNEAAAGLKAASKMPGAKQAMQQLAGAEGALAGALGRLNVVMEAYPDLKANQNMMQVSEELTSTENKISFARQAFNDAVTTYNTFRQSFPPVVFAGMFGHGSDAELLEFADSAAMQAAPKVSF; this is translated from the coding sequence ATGGATATTTCCACCATCATTATTCTGGTCGTTCTGGCTCTGCTGGTGATCTATGTCATCGGTATTTACAACAAGCTGGTGACCTACAAAAACCGCTACCAGAACAGCTTTGCGCAAATTGAAGTGCAGCTGAAACGTCGTTATGACCTGATTCCGAACCTAGTTGAAACCGCCAAGGCGTACATGCAACACGAGCGTGAAACCTTGGAAGCTGTGATAGCGGCGCGCAATGAAGCCGCAGCCGGCCTAAAAGCTGCATCGAAAATGCCGGGAGCCAAGCAAGCCATGCAGCAACTGGCCGGCGCCGAGGGCGCACTTGCAGGAGCCTTGGGGCGCCTGAACGTGGTGATGGAAGCCTATCCAGATCTGAAGGCCAACCAAAATATGATGCAAGTGAGCGAAGAGCTGACCAGCACAGAAAACAAGATTTCGTTTGCCCGCCAGGCCTTTAACGACGCCGTCACGACTTACAACACCTTCCGTCAGTCGTTCCCACCGGTAGTATTTGCCGGCATGTTTGGCCATGGCAGCGACGCTGAACTGCTGGAATTTGCCGACTCTGCAGCAATGCAGGCAGCACCAAAAGTGTCGTTTTAA
- a CDS encoding YdbL family protein, which translates to MLRIVFTTLILLCAANLWALDLDQAKSQQLVGEQSDGYLGLLNPGHAEAAALVQRINHKRKQKYLEIADQQKTALANIEKIAGEKLTARAAKEQAPYQNANGQWVK; encoded by the coding sequence ATGTTACGTATCGTATTCACCACCCTGATCCTACTGTGTGCCGCGAACCTGTGGGCATTGGATCTGGACCAAGCCAAATCACAGCAGTTAGTCGGCGAGCAAAGCGATGGCTACCTGGGTTTGCTAAACCCCGGCCATGCTGAGGCCGCAGCGTTAGTGCAGCGCATTAACCACAAGCGCAAACAGAAATACTTGGAAATCGCCGACCAGCAAAAGACCGCCTTAGCTAATATCGAAAAGATCGCTGGCGAAAAACTCACCGCCCGCGCCGCCAAAGAACAAGCGCCCTATCAAAACGCCAACGGCCAATGGGTCAAATAA
- a CDS encoding YnbE family lipoprotein produces the protein MKLTFVIAAALLSSACTVKMAAPEKPITINLNVKIEHEVRVKVEKQLDDLFQQEDDLF, from the coding sequence ATGAAACTTACATTCGTCATTGCAGCCGCCCTGCTGAGCAGTGCCTGCACGGTCAAGATGGCCGCTCCGGAAAAGCCCATCACCATCAACCTGAACGTCAAAATTGAGCACGAAGTGCGCGTCAAGGTTGAAAAACAACTGGATGACCTGTTCCAGCAAGAAGACGACTTGTTCTAA
- a CDS encoding c-type cytochrome gives MKQLKALILAAAALVAAQAMALTDSEADKIRERIKPVGEVCVGAECGAAPVVASSEPRSGEEVYTAACTACHAVGVLGAPKTGDVAAWEERLAKGMEQTWQNAINGINAMPAKGNCMDCSDDEILAAIKYMAGK, from the coding sequence GTGAAACAACTGAAAGCACTGATTCTGGCAGCCGCAGCGCTTGTAGCTGCTCAAGCGATGGCGTTAACCGACAGCGAAGCTGACAAAATCCGTGAGCGTATCAAGCCTGTTGGTGAAGTGTGTGTTGGCGCTGAGTGCGGCGCAGCGCCGGTTGTTGCCAGCAGTGAGCCACGTTCTGGCGAAGAAGTGTACACCGCTGCTTGTACCGCTTGTCACGCAGTGGGTGTGTTGGGCGCGCCTAAAACTGGCGACGTAGCCGCTTGGGAAGAACGCTTAGCCAAAGGCATGGAGCAAACTTGGCAGAATGCCATCAATGGTATTAACGCCATGCCAGCCAAAGGCAACTGCATGGACTGCTCTGATGACGAAATTCTGGCCGCGATTAAGTACATGGCGGGCAAATAA
- the speE gene encoding polyamine aminopropyltransferase yields the protein MTHPLADGWFTEIFDQQGSAFSLKVTAHLEQVTSEFQTIDMYDTETFGKLMVIDGCTMVSSRENFVYHEMMAHVPLFSHPNPKRVAIIGGGDCGTLREVLKHPSVEVAYQIDIDEQVTRMAEKYFPELCESNADPRAQILFADGIDWIKQREAGSLDVIIIDSTDPVGPAEGLFAVDFYQDCMRALDQQGVVVQQSESPLYHSDSIIKKIHTDMASAGASTSHTFPFPQVIYPSGWWSCTLASKGGDATVFRIEDAASKSFRTQYYNAEIHAAALALPEFMKRALQLD from the coding sequence ATGACACACCCTTTGGCCGATGGCTGGTTTACTGAAATCTTTGATCAGCAAGGCTCTGCCTTTTCCCTCAAGGTAACAGCGCATCTGGAGCAAGTGACCAGCGAGTTTCAAACCATCGACATGTACGACACAGAGACGTTTGGCAAACTGATGGTGATTGATGGCTGCACCATGGTCAGCAGCCGTGAAAACTTCGTTTACCACGAAATGATGGCCCACGTGCCACTGTTCTCTCACCCTAACCCAAAGCGCGTTGCCATTATCGGTGGCGGCGACTGCGGCACGCTGCGCGAAGTGTTAAAGCACCCCAGCGTGGAAGTGGCGTACCAGATCGATATCGATGAGCAAGTCACGCGCATGGCGGAAAAGTACTTCCCTGAACTGTGTGAATCCAATGCAGATCCGCGTGCACAGATTTTGTTTGCCGATGGCATCGATTGGATCAAACAGCGTGAAGCGGGATCACTAGACGTCATCATTATCGACAGTACCGACCCAGTTGGCCCAGCCGAAGGGCTGTTTGCCGTCGATTTTTATCAGGATTGCATGCGTGCTTTGGATCAGCAGGGCGTTGTGGTGCAACAAAGTGAATCGCCGCTTTATCACAGCGACAGCATCATCAAGAAGATTCACACCGACATGGCCAGCGCCGGAGCCAGCACCAGCCATACCTTTCCCTTTCCTCAGGTCATTTATCCATCGGGTTGGTGGAGCTGCACCCTGGCCAGCAAGGGCGGTGATGCGACGGTATTCAGAATTGAAGACGCTGCCAGCAAGAGCTTTCGCACCCAGTACTACAACGCCGAAATTCATGCCGCGGCGCTGGCCCTACCAGAGTTTATGAAACGTGCTCTGCAGCTGGACTAA